The Candidatus Saccharimonadales bacterium genome includes the window ATTTGATCCGGACGTGATTACTTACGAGAAAATTTTAGAAATATTCTGGCACATCCACGACCCGACCACGCCCAATCGGCAAGGCAACGACGTGGGGCCGGAGTACCGCTCGATTATTCTTTATAACGGCGACTCTCAACATAACTCGGCCGAAAAATCACTTAAGGAAGTCGGCCAGCCGCTGTGGGACGACCCCCTCGTGACCGAGCTAAAACCCCTCGACGTCTTTTACCCAGCCGAGGATTACCATCAGGATTACTTCAATAAGAACCCCCAAAACGCCTACTGCCAGGTGATTATTAACCCCAAGCTAGCCAAGTTTCAGAAAAATTTTGCCCAGTTGCTAAAAAGCTAATCAACCATGAAATCTGCCGCCGAAGCCGATGAGGGTGGCGGTGTAGCTGGTTGTTTGAAAGGCGTAAAAGTCTCGCTGTCTCTAACCTGGCTTGGCCGGTTGAGCGGCTTCGTTACAATTTGACCACCATCGGGGGTTAAACCCGCAAGATCAACACCGATTAACAACGTCCTGCCAACCTCCTTGGCGGCATCGATTACTCCTGCCGGTACCGGGTCGGCCTCAGCTAGAACTTGACCGAGGTTTGCTAACAACTCGTCCTGGTTTGATTCCATTCAACCACCGTACCACAAGCTATCTTGACTCTCAAGGTAATAAATTGTAGTATGGTCCGGCTTTGACGGAAAGGGCAGTCCTTTCCCGAGCGTTCTTTGAGGCGGTGATTAGGTTGGCCAAATGTAGAAACTGCCATCGTGAGATCGGTTGGGGCAGCTGCTCATACTGCCGGCGCGAAGAGGAGAAATGCCCAAAGTGCAAAGGCAAGAGGACCATCGGCTGGTCTACCTGCCGGACCTGTAATGGAAGCGGCAGGAAATGAGCGAAACGATGGACCGGTACTTTAGACCTTTGGTTTATTGTCCCGACTGTGCCAGAGAAGCAGAGCGGCCGATGTGCGGTGCGGCGCCCAGGCCCGGGATAGCGTATCCAGCTCAACTGGCGTTATCCCGGGCCGGCCGTACAGCTCCTCGACCGACCGCAGTAAGCCAAGATCACCCAGACTAAAGACATCGGGCCGAGCTAAGGTGAACATCAAAAACATCTCGGCCGACCAGCGCCCGATGCCTTTGACGCTCACCAAGCGTCCGATCACCGCCTCATCGTCCAATTTATCAATATCGTCTAGTTTTAAACGCCCGGCGGCCACATCGTCGGCCAAACCCAGTACGTAACGAGCTTTGGCGTGGCTCATACCGACAGCCCGAAGTTTGTTGTGGGGGATAGTTATCACGTTTTTGGGCGTCGGTTGCCCGGCCAGGGCCTCGAACCGATTCCAGATGGTATCGGCCGCCTTGGTTGACAGCTGCTGGCTGACGATTGAGCTTAGCAACGACCGGAAATATAAATCAGCCGGCCGCTTGGCGGGCAGTTCAAAACCGGAGTCCTTAGCCAGAGCCGTTACAGCCAATCGGGCCATAATCGGATCAGTCTTGGCAAAGTGTTTAGCCGCTGAGTCTATATCCATATGGCTATAGATTATAAATTAAAAGATGCCGCCCACGCTTCTAAGTTGACGGCATCCAAAAAGAACACCTCACACATAACGTCTCTTAAAAGGTACTCCCGAGCAATCCTCAGGC containing:
- the msrA gene encoding peptide-methionine (S)-S-oxide reductase MsrA; translated protein: MTNRQSAVLGGGCFWCLEAIYQRVKGVEQVISGYAGGQLNNPSYEDLHAKDTGHAEVVKIEFDPDVITYEKILEIFWHIHDPTTPNRQGNDVGPEYRSIILYNGDSQHNSAEKSLKEVGQPLWDDPLVTELKPLDVFYPAEDYHQDYFNKNPQNAYCQVIINPKLAKFQKNFAQLLKS
- a CDS encoding DNA-3-methyladenine glycosylase 2 family protein, with the protein product MDIDSAAKHFAKTDPIMARLAVTALAKDSGFELPAKRPADLYFRSLLSSIVSQQLSTKAADTIWNRFEALAGQPTPKNVITIPHNKLRAVGMSHAKARYVLGLADDVAAGRLKLDDIDKLDDEAVIGRLVSVKGIGRWSAEMFLMFTLARPDVFSLGDLGLLRSVEELYGRPGITPVELDTLSRAWAPHRTSAALLLWHSRDNKPKV